One part of the Xylanimonas allomyrinae genome encodes these proteins:
- a CDS encoding cell division protein CrgA, producing the protein MPESKSRKKKVAAPAPQAADKAAKAAKARTGNPAWLVPLMLTLMVLGLVWIVVFYITNNRAGGGFPIPALHQWNLAIGFALVIAGFGLTTQWK; encoded by the coding sequence GTGCCCGAGTCGAAGTCCCGCAAGAAGAAGGTCGCGGCGCCCGCACCGCAGGCTGCCGACAAGGCGGCCAAGGCCGCCAAGGCCCGCACCGGCAACCCGGCGTGGCTCGTACCGCTCATGCTCACGCTGATGGTGCTGGGCCTCGTGTGGATCGTCGTCTTCTACATCACCAACAACCGCGCCGGCGGCGGGTTCCCGATCCCGGCGCTGCACCAGTGGAACCTCGCGATCGGCTTCGCGCTGGTCATCGCCGGGTTCGGCCTCACGACGCAGTGGAAGTGA
- a CDS encoding class E sortase: MTTSTMTRPSRDRHARRGRAGAGNAVVGVIGELFITAGVLLGLFVAWQLWWTDVIALREQAQVLQALDWDPPPAPHATAAPPVERRDDPPVDPQPAFGEVFAQFYVPRWGADYVSPIAGGVDRREILDRLGIGHYPGTAMPGDLGNFAVAGHRTTFGRPFHRVAELEVGDALVVRTQTTWYVYRVTGTEIVWPWQVEVVSPVPGLQPGEPVPELTQRLMTMTACHPMYSARQRFVVHAEFDYWMPVSDGTPPELTDAGVRVVGTDAGGA, encoded by the coding sequence ATGACGACGTCCACCATGACGCGGCCCTCGAGGGACCGGCACGCACGCCGCGGACGTGCCGGGGCGGGCAACGCCGTCGTCGGCGTGATCGGCGAGCTGTTCATCACGGCCGGCGTCCTGCTCGGGTTGTTCGTCGCATGGCAGCTGTGGTGGACCGACGTCATCGCGCTCCGGGAGCAGGCGCAGGTCCTCCAGGCGCTCGACTGGGATCCGCCGCCCGCGCCCCACGCCACCGCAGCACCGCCCGTCGAACGCCGCGACGACCCGCCCGTCGACCCGCAGCCGGCGTTCGGCGAGGTGTTCGCCCAGTTCTATGTGCCGCGCTGGGGCGCCGACTACGTGTCGCCCATCGCGGGCGGTGTCGACCGCCGGGAGATCCTCGACCGGCTCGGCATCGGGCACTACCCCGGCACGGCCATGCCCGGGGACCTCGGCAACTTCGCGGTCGCCGGGCACCGCACGACGTTCGGGCGGCCCTTCCACCGGGTCGCCGAGCTCGAGGTCGGCGACGCCCTCGTCGTGCGCACGCAGACCACCTGGTACGTCTATCGCGTGACCGGGACCGAGATCGTGTGGCCCTGGCAGGTCGAGGTAGTCTCGCCCGTCCCGGGCCTGCAGCCCGGCGAGCCCGTCCCCGAGCTCACGCAACGGCTCATGACGATGACGGCGTGCCACCCGATGTACTCGGCGCGGCAGCGGTTCGTCGTCCACGCCGAGTTCGACTACTGGATGCCCGTGAGCGACGGGACCCCGCCTGAGCTGACGGACGCCGGGGTCCGCGTGGTCGGGACCGACGCAGGAGGTGCCTGA
- a CDS encoding DUF881 domain-containing protein, whose amino-acid sequence MTRRVHLRLALLPRSGGRLRPTITVGVVAGLAGIMFAASAQLAHGSSGLRLPTDLAELVDAETSRVDRLSAQAESLRAEVDALTASDTIAPVEDPTLAEREGIAVGSVAVAGGGLQVTLDDAPASSATIPGVSADDLVVHQQDIQHVINALWAGGAEAMTLQGERVTMTSAFRCSGNILLLHGRVFSPPYVIEAVGSPESMRRALDASPGVAIYRQYVASVGLGWNVRAVDDLSLPAYTGSTDLRFARLPAGKDPLR is encoded by the coding sequence GTGACGCGACGTGTGCATCTGCGGCTCGCCCTGCTTCCCCGGTCAGGCGGACGCCTGCGGCCCACGATCACCGTGGGAGTCGTCGCCGGGCTCGCCGGAATCATGTTCGCGGCGAGCGCGCAGCTCGCGCACGGCAGCTCGGGTCTGCGCCTGCCGACCGACCTGGCAGAGCTCGTCGACGCCGAGACGTCGCGGGTCGACCGCCTCAGCGCGCAGGCGGAGTCCCTGCGAGCCGAGGTGGACGCGCTCACGGCCTCCGACACGATCGCCCCTGTCGAGGACCCCACGCTCGCGGAGCGCGAGGGCATCGCCGTCGGATCGGTCGCTGTCGCAGGCGGAGGACTCCAGGTCACGCTCGACGACGCACCGGCGTCGAGCGCCACGATCCCCGGCGTCTCGGCCGACGATCTCGTGGTCCACCAGCAGGACATCCAGCACGTCATCAACGCCCTGTGGGCCGGCGGCGCGGAGGCGATGACGCTCCAGGGCGAGCGCGTCACGATGACGTCGGCGTTCCGGTGCTCGGGCAACATCCTCCTGCTGCACGGCCGGGTGTTCAGCCCGCCGTACGTCATCGAGGCGGTCGGCTCGCCCGAGTCGATGCGGCGTGCGCTCGACGCCTCGCCCGGCGTCGCGATCTACCGACAGTACGTCGCGTCCGTCGGTCTCGGGTGGAACGTCCGCGCCGTCGACGACCTCTCCCTGCCGGCCTACACGGGCTCGACCGACCTGAGATTTGCACGCCTGCCCGCAGGGAAGGACCCGCTGCGATGA
- a CDS encoding aminodeoxychorismate/anthranilate synthase component II — MNTGPRILVVDNYDSFVYTIVGYLDQLGARTVVVRNDAVPACVLAAAEGDRIVGADGVAFDGVLVSPGPGTPHEAGSSEDVIRACARTRTPMLGVCLGHQALAEVFGATVSHAPELMHGKTSQVEHAGVGVVAGLAQPFTATRYHSLAVEPQTVPDELRVTCATASGIVMGLEHRDLPLHGVQFHPESVLTQGGHRLLANWLALCGDAGAVERSAGMAPQVHRG; from the coding sequence GTGAACACCGGGCCGCGGATCCTCGTCGTCGACAACTACGACTCGTTCGTCTACACGATCGTGGGCTACCTCGACCAGCTCGGCGCCCGCACCGTCGTCGTGCGCAACGACGCGGTACCGGCCTGCGTGCTGGCCGCCGCCGAGGGGGACCGGATCGTCGGCGCCGACGGCGTCGCGTTCGACGGCGTGCTCGTCTCCCCCGGCCCGGGCACCCCGCACGAGGCCGGCTCGTCCGAGGACGTCATCCGGGCGTGCGCTCGCACCCGCACCCCGATGCTGGGCGTGTGCCTGGGCCACCAGGCGCTCGCCGAGGTGTTCGGGGCGACCGTCTCGCACGCCCCTGAGCTCATGCACGGCAAGACCAGCCAGGTCGAGCACGCGGGCGTCGGCGTCGTCGCCGGGCTCGCGCAGCCGTTCACCGCGACGCGCTACCACTCGCTCGCCGTCGAACCCCAGACCGTCCCGGACGAGCTGCGCGTCACGTGCGCGACCGCGTCGGGCATCGTCATGGGCCTGGAGCACCGCGATCTGCCCCTGCATGGCGTGCAGTTTCACCCCGAGTCGGTCCTGACGCAGGGCGGGCACCGGCTGCTCGCCAACTGGCTCGCGCTGTGCGGCGACGCCGGAGCCGTGGAGCGTTCGGCGGGCATGGCGCCGCAGGTCCACCGGGGCTGA
- the pknB gene encoding Stk1 family PASTA domain-containing Ser/Thr kinase encodes MVDNTPRVLAGRYEVGELIGRGGMAEVHIGHDARLGRTVAIKVLRSDLARDPSFLARFRREAQAAAALNHPAIVAVYDTGEDVHSDPATGHQVHVPFIVMEYVEGHTVRDILQDGAAVPIEEAVEITAGVLGALEYSHHAGIVHRDIKPANVMITPTGAVKVMDFGIARAIADSAATMTQTHAVIGTAQYLSPEQARGEQVDARSDLYSTGCLLFELLTGRPPFVGDSPVAVAYQHVGQAPQRPSEIASDVPEVLDRITLKALAKERTARYSSAAEFRGDLEAAMRGGAVVAPAIGAGVAAAGVAGADPTVAFGAPGPGDAGTQLLTPEVAATQQWGAPVPETGVLPDGVGPAGSVGARSTDRAARKRKKALIWTLSVVGVLAVAAVVIALILGNRPSTPQDVAVPSIPIGSTREQARQIVQEADFRFRDAIDTDSNAEKDTSTRQEPAAGEMAAPNSFVTVYFSGGPSTVAVPDVTGKSQEEARSMIQAAGLVWGTVTPESSKDVEKDNVTRTEPPAREAATSGDTVNVFISDGTVNLTNLVGMTRDDAIAELTRLGLNSDTEDVESATATPGSVVSQDPQPGNVPQGQRVTLGLAVAPALEQVQVPQLTGLVWDDAAQAMCRPLNCVPELESSDTVPASSIIRTDPPAGTTLNEGDTVRVIVSTGQKVTGGGGGGGGGGNPGTSPSPNPGNG; translated from the coding sequence CGGTGAGCTGATCGGCCGCGGCGGGATGGCCGAAGTACATATCGGTCATGACGCGCGCCTTGGCCGCACCGTCGCGATCAAGGTGCTGCGTTCGGATCTGGCGCGTGACCCGTCGTTCCTCGCCCGGTTCCGCCGCGAGGCGCAGGCGGCCGCAGCTCTCAACCATCCGGCGATCGTCGCCGTCTACGACACGGGCGAGGACGTGCACTCCGACCCGGCCACGGGTCACCAGGTGCACGTGCCCTTCATCGTCATGGAGTACGTCGAGGGGCACACGGTGCGCGACATCCTCCAGGACGGCGCTGCGGTGCCGATCGAGGAGGCGGTGGAGATCACGGCGGGCGTGCTGGGTGCGCTGGAGTACTCGCACCATGCCGGGATCGTGCACCGTGACATCAAGCCCGCGAACGTGATGATCACGCCGACGGGCGCGGTCAAGGTCATGGACTTCGGTATCGCTCGCGCCATCGCGGACTCTGCGGCGACGATGACGCAGACGCACGCGGTGATCGGTACGGCGCAGTACCTGTCGCCCGAGCAGGCGCGCGGCGAGCAGGTCGACGCCCGCAGCGACCTGTACTCGACGGGGTGCCTGCTGTTCGAGCTGCTCACGGGCCGCCCGCCGTTCGTGGGCGACTCGCCGGTGGCGGTGGCGTACCAGCACGTGGGGCAGGCCCCGCAGCGTCCGAGCGAGATCGCGTCCGACGTGCCCGAGGTGCTCGACCGCATCACGCTCAAGGCGCTGGCCAAGGAGCGCACGGCGCGCTACTCCTCGGCCGCGGAGTTCCGCGGCGACCTCGAGGCCGCCATGCGCGGCGGCGCGGTCGTCGCGCCGGCGATCGGTGCGGGTGTCGCTGCTGCCGGGGTGGCGGGCGCGGACCCCACGGTCGCGTTCGGCGCACCGGGCCCAGGGGATGCAGGCACCCAGCTGCTCACCCCCGAGGTCGCGGCCACCCAGCAGTGGGGTGCGCCCGTCCCGGAGACGGGCGTGCTGCCTGACGGCGTCGGGCCGGCAGGGTCCGTCGGCGCGCGCAGCACCGACCGGGCGGCCAGGAAGCGCAAGAAGGCGCTCATCTGGACTCTTTCCGTGGTGGGCGTGCTGGCTGTCGCAGCGGTCGTGATCGCGCTGATCCTCGGCAACCGTCCGTCGACGCCGCAGGACGTCGCGGTCCCGTCGATCCCGATCGGCTCGACGCGTGAGCAGGCACGCCAGATCGTCCAGGAGGCCGACTTCCGGTTCCGTGACGCCATCGACACCGACTCCAACGCCGAGAAGGACACCTCGACGCGCCAGGAACCTGCTGCCGGGGAGATGGCGGCGCCCAACTCCTTCGTGACGGTGTACTTCTCGGGAGGCCCGAGCACCGTCGCCGTTCCCGATGTCACCGGCAAGTCTCAGGAAGAGGCGCGTTCGATGATCCAGGCCGCAGGACTGGTCTGGGGCACCGTCACGCCCGAGTCGAGCAAGGACGTCGAGAAGGACAACGTGACGCGCACCGAGCCTCCGGCGCGCGAGGCTGCGACCTCGGGCGACACCGTGAACGTGTTCATCTCCGACGGCACCGTGAACCTGACCAATCTCGTCGGCATGACACGCGACGACGCGATCGCCGAGCTCACCCGCCTCGGCCTCAACTCCGACACCGAGGACGTCGAGAGCGCCACCGCGACCCCCGGCTCCGTCGTCTCGCAGGACCCGCAGCCGGGCAACGTGCCCCAGGGTCAGCGCGTCACGCTGGGCCTCGCCGTCGCCCCGGCCCTCGAGCAGGTGCAGGTCCCGCAGCTCACAGGCCTGGTGTGGGACGACGCGGCGCAGGCCATGTGCCGGCCGCTCAACTGCGTGCCCGAGCTGGAGTCCTCCGACACCGTGCCCGCGAGCTCGATCATCCGCACCGACCCGCCGGCCGGCACCACTCTCAACGAAGGCGACACCGTCCGGGTCATCGTGTCGACCGGCCAGAAGGTCACGGGCGGCGGAGGTGGCGGAGGCGGCGGCGGCAACCCCGGGACCTCGCCGTCTCCGAACCCGGGGAACGGCTAG